The Roseofilum casamattae BLCC-M143 genome has a segment encoding these proteins:
- a CDS encoding trifunctional serine/threonine-protein kinase/ATP-binding protein/sensor histidine kinase, whose product MSLASQPNIPCYEFTNLIYESERTLVYRGRNIQNAQQIVLKLMRKEYPSFSELAHFPHQYAIAKNLNVEGIVKPIALERYENRYVLIMEDFGGISLEEYSQDAPIATAEFLAIALQIAAILDRLHQNCVIHKDLKPANILIHPETREVRLIDFSIASLLPKEIQGIQTPNVLEGTLAYISPEQTGRMNRGIDYRSDFYSLGVTFYQLLTGRLPFESDDPMELVHAHIAKKPPLISHQLSIPKPLTEIAMKLMAKNAEDRYQSALGLKYDLEKCLRQWDATGKIAAFALGEQDRSDRFLIPEKLYGREKEVQNLLEAFDRIANPESERRTEMILVAGFSGIGKTAIVNEVHKPIIAQRGYFIKGKFDQFNRNIPFSAFVQAFRDLMRQLLSESDAQLEEWKTQILAALGESGQVLIEVIPELEAIVGRQPSVPELEGNAAQNRFNLLLQKCIGVLAVPQHPLTIFLDDLQWADSASLNLIKVLIGDSKHGYLLLLGAYRDNEVFPAHPLMLSLAELEEAGAAISTIVLKSLDLDQINQWVAETLICDRLSARPLTEFTYQKTKGNPFFTTQFLKGLYEDSLIIFNAKNDCWECDLNKIRDASLNDNVADFMAKRLQKISVPTQNILKLAACIGNSFDLETLAIVSQQSIAKSAGDLWQGLQEGLILPIDKNYTLFQETTVREELEPSIELLSARYRFLHDRVQQAAYSLISEEQKQESHLKIGRLLWQNTPESQQEQALFNIIGQMNLGAESIADQEEKDKLARLNWRGAQKAKNATAYQAMFDYCLKGYQLLGEAAWTRDYQLTLNLATGATEAAYLQSDFETMEDWLERTMSRARSPLDRVKLYEIKIQSSMVRNQFSQSLAAGLEILALLGIEFPEFPSQEDIQKALAQTAQMCEQYTFAEILALPPIEDEIKIATLRLLCLIFPASANANPNLFPLILTQQMQLCLKHGNSDFSAYAYLNYGLLLGNIVEDLDGAYQFGRLGLDYLEQSGNCTLKSKIWMTFFTFISLWQEHQRNSIEPCLEAYTTGLEVGDFESAGFAANVYCCSLLLTGNFLSEYVKKIQIYGEFCRKTKAKIVLDQLEMQYQFALNLLGGSPQPHCLSGRAYDLETRLPQHYEANSVGAIMVCQTLRMWLCILFDRPQEAIAYAEAAEPYFVSLKSVAFYPVFLYYEALAHLAIWQDADGETQARIEERIGKIQTLFSHWAARAPMNYQHKWEAIEAEKQRVLGDRAAAIDAYDRAIAGAKENEYIQEEALANELAAKFYLEWGKTIIAETYLQKAYYCYAQWGAKAKTNDLEQRYPQLLKPIVQSDRQSLSLSTSLPKLPDNSHYQTTNITNFSEILDSSSLLKASQTLSGEIELEGLLSTLMKIILENAGATKGALLLTDERRLMVEAIATRTDSDGELKLDVLHQSILLENYPDLPSGLINYVQHTTETTLLDAETAQDQFPADRYLLNSPLQSLLCFPLLERGNLIGILYLENNLTADAFTRDRVEILDALCVQAAISLENAKLYQQAQQALQDLKEAQLQLVQNEKMAILGNLVAGVAHEINNPVGFIGGNISVAQDYLQDLLHILALYQENTTLPEEIGTEIEELDADFITEDFPNLIASMKVGCDRIRYISTSLRTFSRTDMDRPTDFNLHEGIDSTLLILKYRLKANENRPAIKIIKDYGDIPRVQCYPGQINQVFMNLLANAIDALEESNEGKEFAEIKIASNEIRIATELNDNGTQVIIKIADNGMGMSAAVQTKIFEQGFTTKGVGKGTGLGMAIAHQIVTEKHGGAIACTSELGRGSIFKIALPT is encoded by the coding sequence ATGTCGTTAGCAAGTCAGCCTAATATCCCCTGCTATGAGTTTACCAATCTTATCTATGAAAGCGAGCGCACTCTTGTCTATCGCGGACGAAATATCCAAAATGCTCAACAGATCGTGCTCAAATTAATGCGCAAGGAATATCCTTCCTTTAGCGAATTAGCTCACTTTCCTCACCAGTATGCGATCGCGAAAAATCTCAACGTGGAAGGCATCGTCAAACCCATTGCTCTCGAGCGCTACGAGAACCGCTACGTTCTCATTATGGAAGATTTTGGCGGAATTTCTCTGGAGGAATACTCTCAGGATGCCCCCATTGCGACTGCCGAATTCTTAGCGATCGCCTTGCAGATCGCCGCAATTCTCGATCGATTACATCAAAATTGCGTCATTCATAAAGATCTCAAACCCGCCAATATATTAATTCATCCAGAAACTCGAGAAGTCAGGTTAATAGATTTTAGCATTGCTTCTCTCCTGCCCAAAGAAATTCAAGGAATTCAAACGCCTAATGTTTTAGAAGGCACTCTCGCTTATATATCCCCAGAACAAACCGGACGTATGAATCGAGGCATCGACTATCGCAGCGATTTTTATTCTCTGGGGGTCACATTCTACCAACTCCTAACGGGTCGATTGCCGTTTGAATCTGACGATCCGATGGAATTAGTTCACGCACATATTGCGAAAAAGCCTCCTTTAATCAGTCACCAGTTATCGATACCAAAACCTCTGACAGAGATCGCGATGAAGTTGATGGCTAAGAATGCCGAAGATCGCTATCAGAGTGCTTTGGGATTGAAATACGACCTCGAAAAATGTTTGAGGCAATGGGACGCAACGGGAAAAATAGCTGCCTTTGCCTTGGGAGAACAGGATAGGAGCGATCGCTTTCTTATTCCTGAAAAACTCTACGGACGGGAGAAAGAAGTGCAAAACTTGCTAGAGGCATTCGATCGCATTGCCAACCCTGAAAGCGAAAGAAGAACGGAAATGATATTGGTAGCAGGTTTTTCTGGAATTGGTAAAACTGCCATCGTCAATGAAGTTCACAAACCCATTATTGCCCAACGCGGTTACTTTATCAAAGGAAAATTCGATCAATTCAATCGCAATATTCCCTTCTCTGCCTTCGTGCAAGCATTTCGAGACTTAATGAGACAACTGTTGAGCGAATCTGATGCCCAACTGGAGGAATGGAAAACGCAAATTCTTGCTGCCCTAGGAGAGAGCGGCCAAGTTCTAATTGAAGTCATTCCCGAACTCGAAGCAATTGTCGGCCGACAGCCCTCAGTTCCCGAACTCGAAGGTAATGCGGCACAAAATCGTTTTAACTTGCTCCTGCAAAAGTGTATTGGCGTATTGGCTGTTCCACAACATCCTCTAACCATCTTTCTCGATGACTTGCAATGGGCAGATTCAGCATCATTGAACTTGATAAAAGTATTGATAGGCGATAGTAAGCATGGATATTTGCTATTATTGGGAGCTTATCGGGATAATGAAGTATTTCCAGCCCATCCGTTGATGTTGAGTTTGGCAGAATTAGAAGAAGCAGGAGCTGCAATTTCCACCATTGTTCTCAAATCCTTAGATTTAGACCAAATTAATCAATGGGTGGCAGAAACACTAATTTGCGATCGACTTTCAGCTAGACCTCTAACAGAATTTACCTATCAAAAAACAAAAGGAAATCCATTTTTTACCACTCAGTTTTTGAAGGGTTTATATGAAGATAGTTTAATCATATTTAATGCCAAAAATGACTGCTGGGAATGCGATCTGAACAAAATACGAGATGCTTCATTGAATGATAATGTCGCAGATTTTATGGCAAAGCGATTACAGAAAATTTCAGTACCTACCCAAAACATCTTAAAACTAGCAGCTTGTATTGGTAACTCATTTGATTTGGAAACATTAGCGATCGTTTCTCAACAATCTATCGCTAAATCAGCCGGCGATCTATGGCAGGGATTGCAAGAGGGTTTAATCTTACCGATTGACAAAAACTATACTCTATTCCAAGAGACAACCGTCAGAGAAGAATTAGAACCCTCAATTGAGTTATTGTCCGCACGCTATCGGTTTTTACACGATCGCGTGCAACAAGCTGCCTATTCTTTGATTTCCGAGGAACAAAAACAAGAAAGTCATCTCAAAATTGGGCGGTTGTTATGGCAAAATACGCCAGAATCCCAACAGGAACAAGCACTGTTCAATATTATCGGACAGATGAATCTGGGAGCAGAATCGATCGCCGACCAAGAGGAAAAAGATAAGCTGGCTCGACTCAACTGGCGCGGCGCTCAAAAAGCCAAGAATGCTACAGCTTATCAGGCCATGTTCGATTATTGTCTCAAAGGTTATCAATTGCTAGGGGAAGCTGCTTGGACAAGAGACTATCAACTCACCTTGAACTTGGCAACCGGCGCAACTGAAGCTGCATATTTGCAATCGGATTTTGAAACCATGGAGGATTGGCTCGAGAGGACAATGAGTCGCGCGCGCTCTCCTTTAGATCGGGTCAAGCTCTATGAAATCAAAATTCAGTCCTCAATGGTTCGCAATCAATTCTCGCAATCCCTCGCAGCAGGACTGGAAATTTTGGCACTCTTGGGCATCGAGTTTCCCGAATTTCCAAGCCAAGAAGACATTCAAAAGGCCTTGGCGCAAACAGCACAAATGTGCGAGCAATATACCTTTGCAGAGATACTCGCGCTACCTCCCATTGAAGATGAAATCAAAATCGCGACACTGCGACTTTTATGCTTGATTTTTCCTGCCTCGGCCAATGCTAATCCTAACTTATTTCCATTGATTCTCACCCAACAGATGCAACTCTGTTTGAAACATGGCAATAGCGATTTTTCTGCTTATGCTTATCTGAACTATGGCTTGTTGTTGGGCAATATCGTCGAAGATTTGGATGGGGCATATCAATTTGGTCGCTTGGGGCTAGATTATTTGGAGCAATCGGGCAATTGCACTCTGAAATCTAAAATCTGGATGACTTTTTTTACCTTTATCAGTTTGTGGCAAGAGCATCAGAGAAATAGCATCGAACCTTGTTTGGAAGCCTATACAACAGGCTTGGAAGTAGGAGATTTCGAGTCGGCGGGTTTCGCCGCCAATGTTTACTGTTGTAGCTTATTACTGACTGGAAATTTTCTATCGGAGTATGTAAAAAAAATTCAGATCTATGGAGAGTTTTGCCGAAAAACTAAGGCAAAAATTGTCTTGGATCAATTGGAAATGCAGTATCAATTCGCGTTGAATTTACTCGGAGGTTCCCCTCAACCTCATTGCTTATCGGGACGAGCCTACGATTTAGAAACCCGATTGCCCCAACATTATGAAGCAAACAGTGTCGGAGCGATCATGGTGTGCCAAACCTTGCGGATGTGGCTCTGTATTTTGTTTGACCGTCCGCAAGAAGCGATCGCCTATGCTGAAGCCGCCGAGCCTTATTTTGTCAGCCTCAAGTCCGTCGCTTTTTATCCGGTATTTTTGTATTATGAAGCACTGGCACACTTGGCAATTTGGCAAGATGCTGACGGAGAAACCCAAGCCCGGATCGAAGAACGAATCGGCAAGATTCAAACCCTATTTTCTCATTGGGCAGCTCGTGCCCCCATGAACTACCAACATAAATGGGAAGCGATCGAAGCTGAGAAACAGCGGGTTTTGGGCGATCGCGCCGCCGCCATCGATGCCTACGATCGTGCCATTGCCGGAGCTAAAGAAAATGAATACATCCAAGAAGAAGCTCTAGCGAACGAACTCGCTGCCAAATTTTATCTTGAATGGGGTAAGACAATAATTGCTGAGACCTATTTACAAAAAGCCTATTATTGTTATGCGCAATGGGGAGCGAAAGCAAAAACAAACGATCTCGAACAACGCTACCCTCAATTGTTAAAGCCAATTGTGCAAAGCGATCGTCAATCGTTATCTTTAAGTACTAGCCTCCCTAAATTGCCCGATAATTCTCATTATCAAACCACAAACATTACCAACTTTTCCGAAATTCTCGATTCTTCTTCATTATTAAAGGCCTCTCAAACTCTATCAGGAGAGATCGAACTCGAGGGCCTGCTGTCCACCCTAATGAAGATTATTCTCGAAAATGCCGGAGCAACAAAAGGCGCGTTATTATTAACTGACGAACGAAGATTAATGGTAGAAGCAATTGCTACTCGCACGGATTCAGATGGCGAGCTAAAACTTGATGTCTTACATCAATCTATTCTCTTGGAAAACTATCCAGACTTACCTTCCGGATTGATTAATTATGTTCAACACACTACGGAAACTACTCTTTTAGATGCCGAAACTGCACAAGATCAATTCCCTGCCGATCGCTATTTACTGAACTCTCCTCTTCAAAGTTTACTCTGTTTTCCTCTCCTCGAACGTGGAAATTTAATCGGTATTCTTTACTTAGAAAATAACCTGACTGCCGATGCTTTTACTCGCGATCGCGTGGAAATTTTAGATGCTCTTTGCGTGCAAGCTGCAATCTCCCTAGAAAATGCTAAGTTGTATCAACAAGCTCAACAAGCTCTGCAGGATTTAAAAGAAGCACAACTACAATTAGTTCAGAATGAAAAAATGGCAATATTGGGTAATTTAGTTGCAGGAGTTGCTCATGAAATTAATAATCCTGTCGGGTTTATTGGGGGAAATATTAGTGTCGCTCAAGACTATTTGCAAGATTTGCTTCATATCCTTGCCCTCTATCAAGAAAATACTACTCTTCCAGAAGAGATCGGCACAGAAATTGAAGAGCTAGATGCTGATTTTATTACCGAAGATTTTCCTAACTTGATTGCCTCGATGAAAGTGGGGTGCGATCGCATTCGCTACATCAGCACCTCCTTACGTACCTTTTCGCGCACGGACATGGATAGACCAACTGACTTTAATTTGCACGAAGGCATTGATAGCACTTTACTAATCTTAAAATATCGCCTGAAAGCTAATGAAAACCGTCCTGCTATTAAAATTATTAAAGATTATGGTGATATTCCCCGAGTGCAATGCTATCCCGGACAAATCAATCAAGTATTTATGAATCTTTTGGCTAATGCGATCGATGCTTTAGAAGAAAGCAATGAAGGGAAAGAATTTGCCGAGATTAAAATTGCCTCAAATGAGATTAGGATTGCTACAGAATTAAATGACAATGGAACACAGGTGATAATTAAAATTGCTGATAATGGAATGGGCATGTCAGCCGCAGTACAAACCAAGATTTTTGAGCAAGGGTTCACGACTAAAGGAGTCGGAAAAGGGACGGGTTTGGGAATGGCAATCGCCCATCAAATTGTTACCGAAAAACATGGAGGTGCGATCGCTTGCACCTCAGAGTTGGGTCGAGGTAGCATTTTCAAGATCGCGTTGCCAACATAA
- a CDS encoding MBL fold metallo-hydrolase, whose protein sequence is MTSLHSANTQEQERLAKPPKQIFENRFAFPPNRETLGGTSYFIVGNSANILIDTPAWNSTNREFLQTQGGVQFLFLSHRGAIANVREIHRAFNCEILIQEQEAYLLPHLSVTSFQHEFTFSDEQIRLLWTPGHSPGSSCLYDGAFGGILFAGRHLLPNGQGSPTPLRTSKTFHWWRQLASVQRILDEFTPETLEYICPGANSGLLRSKGAIPSAYEQLTQLDLWSLKEESG, encoded by the coding sequence ATGACATCGTTACACAGTGCAAATACTCAGGAGCAAGAACGGTTGGCAAAACCACCGAAACAGATTTTCGAGAATCGATTTGCCTTTCCTCCCAATCGGGAAACATTGGGAGGAACGTCCTATTTCATTGTAGGAAATTCCGCCAATATTTTGATTGACACTCCTGCTTGGAACTCGACCAATCGTGAATTTTTGCAAACTCAAGGTGGCGTACAGTTCCTGTTTCTGAGTCATCGGGGGGCGATCGCCAATGTTCGTGAAATTCACCGCGCATTTAACTGCGAAATTCTCATTCAAGAACAGGAAGCATATCTCTTGCCCCACCTGAGTGTAACCTCATTCCAGCACGAATTTACCTTTTCCGACGAACAAATCCGTCTGCTTTGGACTCCGGGCCATTCACCGGGATCGTCTTGTCTTTACGATGGCGCTTTTGGCGGGATTTTGTTCGCCGGCCGGCATTTGCTTCCCAATGGGCAAGGATCTCCCACTCCCTTACGCACGAGCAAAACCTTTCACTGGTGGCGACAACTGGCCAGCGTGCAACGAATTTTAGATGAGTTTACTCCAGAAACTCTCGAGTATATTTGTCCGGGAGCCAACAGTGGGTTGCTGCGCTCTAAAGGAGCCATTCCCTCGGCTTACGAGCAACTGACTCAATTGGATCTATGGTCGTTAAAGGAAGAGTCCGGATAA